Proteins encoded together in one uncultured Desulfobacter sp. window:
- a CDS encoding cytochrome c3 family protein, producing the protein MTSQRDLKIAVWIMIVLLVTGIICYASFCPPVPDNPVRLMFQNKAGKVLFTHLMHTDDYSLDCLDCHHNLEDDETYNCSECHEETGDESMPSRADAFHAQCKGCHEDYGAGPVECNACHAQ; encoded by the coding sequence ATGACATCACAACGCGACCTGAAAATAGCTGTATGGATCATGATCGTTCTTTTGGTCACAGGGATTATCTGTTATGCGTCCTTTTGCCCTCCTGTACCTGATAATCCAGTCAGACTGATGTTTCAGAACAAAGCAGGCAAAGTTTTATTCACCCACCTCATGCACACAGACGATTATTCCTTAGATTGTCTGGACTGCCATCACAACCTTGAAGATGACGAAACCTACAACTGCAGTGAGTGCCACGAGGAAACCGGTGATGAAAGCATGCCTTCAAGGGCTGACGCATTCCACGCCCAGTGCAAAGGGTGCCACGAAGATTATGGTGCGGGTCCGGTAGAATGTAATGCATGCCACGCACAATAA
- a CDS encoding 4Fe-4S dicluster domain-containing protein, translating into MIKRSFFALSKPRLTYDLLDTSLQSAEELAVPGSLTLLLPEEIDSAKKALIGPGDAVKKGQKLKLYDDSASYLLSPVAGTIKGFDSYSDDFGNTATYVTIKSDPSITGDDQWAQVDLDETLAFAADYLEQLPGALPVAALTNPNYDIRTIVVTGADTDILCDTCQFVCTAYAGLMVAGAKILKRMTGADRLCITVPENLSAQVDLDGFNVLRTSNTYPSNLPAMIMKDHFGKTLSPGQNPEDQGVCFIRPEVLVSLARTFETGHPVFDKVITLIDKGGQKYRVKATIGTPISKILTCFNVQINERDRIIIGGPMRGSATYTVHHPVVPDMDTIIVQDSDVIPELSDNACVNCGECVRICPANVPVNLLVRYLEASLYEEAADRFDLESCIECGLCGYVCRARIPLYQYIRLGKHELLTLRENA; encoded by the coding sequence ATGATTAAACGATCTTTTTTCGCTCTATCCAAGCCCAGGCTGACGTATGATCTGCTTGACACGTCTCTGCAGTCCGCTGAAGAACTTGCAGTGCCTGGCAGCCTTACCCTTCTTTTGCCTGAAGAAATTGACAGTGCAAAAAAGGCTTTGATCGGCCCTGGAGATGCTGTTAAAAAAGGGCAGAAATTAAAGCTTTACGATGACAGTGCATCTTATTTACTGTCTCCTGTCGCAGGCACGATTAAGGGATTTGACTCTTACTCCGATGATTTTGGCAACACAGCGACCTATGTCACGATCAAGTCGGATCCGTCGATCACAGGCGACGATCAATGGGCCCAGGTAGATCTGGATGAAACGCTTGCGTTTGCAGCTGATTATCTTGAACAACTCCCTGGGGCATTGCCCGTTGCAGCTTTGACAAATCCAAACTACGACATCAGGACTATTGTTGTGACAGGTGCGGATACAGACATTCTTTGTGACACCTGTCAGTTTGTCTGCACTGCATATGCAGGTCTAATGGTTGCCGGAGCCAAAATCCTCAAAAGAATGACCGGGGCCGATCGGCTCTGCATTACGGTACCGGAAAATCTTTCCGCCCAGGTAGATCTTGATGGTTTCAATGTACTTAGAACATCTAATACATATCCATCCAACCTGCCTGCCATGATAATGAAAGATCATTTCGGCAAAACACTTTCTCCAGGCCAGAACCCTGAAGATCAGGGTGTCTGTTTTATTCGTCCCGAGGTACTTGTTTCCCTTGCCCGGACATTTGAAACAGGACATCCGGTGTTTGACAAGGTCATCACGCTGATTGACAAAGGTGGACAAAAATATCGGGTCAAGGCCACCATCGGCACCCCCATCAGTAAAATCCTTACCTGTTTCAATGTTCAGATCAACGAACGGGATCGGATTATTATCGGCGGTCCCATGCGCGGTTCAGCTACGTATACGGTTCATCACCCCGTGGTTCCGGACATGGATACTATCATAGTTCAAGATAGTGATGTTATTCCGGAACTTTCAGACAATGCCTGTGTCAATTGCGGCGAGTGCGTTCGCATCTGCCCGGCCAATGTTCCCGTGAACCTGCTGGTACGGTATCTTGAAGCAAGCCTTTACGAAGAGGCTGCGGACAGGTTCGATCTGGAATCCTGTATCGAGTGCGGGCTTTGCGGCTATGTATGCAGGGCCAGGATTCCTTTATATCAGTATATCCGTCTGGGCAAACATGAACTGTTGACCCTTCGTGAAAATGCTTGA
- a CDS encoding RnfABCDGE type electron transport complex subunit D: protein MNNTKLIVSHAPFWHNGDSLFQQNLNFIIALIPAAIFGILNFGAPALGVLALAASSAMFWEVIMSVISKQKVAIGNMESAVIGLLLGMMVPATMPWWVVITGTFIAVVLGKYVFGGSGGNPFHPTLVGIAILTMSWPAFLDFDTAYVSYQFDFTALAPLVALKSHGTSVLSSFPIYDLLMGNEVGGIGSTFGLGIIIGGIYLMLRGYARWEIVVSFIAGILITATIFYMLHPEAYAPPLFHLFAGYTLLGAFFLAVENSSSPVNRIPMLIYGFLGGFMIILVRNIGIYPDGTVLSILLINLINPLIDVIKPKALGKGVPNA, encoded by the coding sequence ATGAATAATACTAAACTGATTGTTTCCCATGCGCCTTTCTGGCATAACGGAGACAGCCTGTTCCAACAGAATTTGAATTTTATTATCGCACTTATACCTGCCGCAATTTTCGGCATTCTCAATTTTGGTGCACCTGCTCTCGGAGTACTGGCCCTTGCCGCTTCATCAGCTATGTTCTGGGAAGTCATCATGTCAGTCATCTCCAAGCAGAAAGTAGCCATAGGCAATATGGAATCTGCGGTTATCGGCCTGCTTCTTGGTATGATGGTTCCGGCCACGATGCCATGGTGGGTTGTGATCACCGGTACATTTATTGCGGTAGTCTTAGGCAAATATGTATTTGGCGGTTCCGGCGGTAATCCTTTCCATCCTACACTGGTGGGTATTGCCATCCTCACGATGTCCTGGCCAGCCTTTCTTGATTTTGATACAGCTTATGTATCTTACCAGTTTGATTTTACGGCCCTTGCACCATTGGTAGCGTTGAAATCCCATGGCACATCCGTTCTATCATCATTTCCCATCTACGATCTGCTCATGGGCAACGAAGTGGGTGGTATTGGTTCTACCTTTGGGTTAGGCATTATCATTGGCGGAATTTACCTGATGTTAAGGGGGTATGCCCGCTGGGAAATTGTGGTATCCTTCATCGCGGGTATACTAATTACTGCAACAATTTTTTATATGCTCCATCCGGAGGCATATGCTCCTCCCTTATTCCACCTGTTTGCAGGATATACCCTTTTAGGCGCTTTCTTTCTGGCGGTGGAAAATTCATCTTCCCCAGTAAATCGCATCCCCATGCTGATTTACGGTTTTTTAGGTGGATTCATGATCATTCTGGTCCGCAATATAGGTATCTATCCGGACGGCACGGTCCTGTCCATCCTGTTGATAAACCTGATCAACCCGCTGATTGATGTAATAAAACCCAAAGCTCTTGGAAAGGGGGTACCCAATGCGTGA
- a CDS encoding RnfABCDGE type electron transport complex subunit G, whose protein sequence is MREMLSMIVVLTVLTAVSGGLLAAVEKTTKPQIEEQVLKFQKAPAIKDIFTDITNDPIQERFNVTVDDTTLQVFPGALSDGQKAVAFEAKGTGFGGPIGLMVGINLETDEIIAVRVTTHSETPGIGSRAKDDLSFVSQFTGKSMSANFGLKKGGGEIDAMSGATVTSGGVSQAALAAQALYKKLKPEIVKQIAN, encoded by the coding sequence ATGCGTGAGATGCTAAGTATGATTGTGGTACTGACCGTTCTAACGGCAGTATCCGGTGGCCTTCTAGCCGCTGTTGAAAAGACAACCAAACCCCAGATTGAAGAGCAGGTCTTAAAGTTCCAGAAAGCACCAGCCATCAAAGATATCTTCACGGATATTACCAACGATCCCATTCAGGAACGATTTAATGTCACTGTTGACGATACCACACTCCAGGTCTTCCCGGGAGCACTCAGCGATGGCCAGAAAGCGGTTGCTTTTGAAGCCAAAGGTACAGGCTTTGGTGGACCTATCGGTTTGATGGTCGGCATCAACCTTGAAACCGATGAAATCATTGCAGTGCGCGTTACAACCCATTCCGAAACCCCCGGCATCGGTTCCAGGGCTAAGGATGACCTGTCCTTTGTTTCCCAGTTTACCGGCAAGTCCATGTCCGCTAATTTCGGCCTTAAAAAAGGCGGTGGCGAAATTGACGCCATGTCCGGTGCAACGGTTACGTCAGGCGGTGTCAGCCAGGCTGCACTTGCTGCCCAGGCGCTGTACAAGAAACTGAAACCTGAAATCGTTAAACAGATCGCCAATTAA
- a CDS encoding electron transport complex subunit E, producing the protein MAQSLVKEFTKGLWAEIPPFRLVLGLCPTLAVTKTVENGIGMGVATTFVLVFSNILISMLRNIIPSKVRIACYIVIIATFVTIVEFMMQAYTYELFLKLGIFIPLIVVNCIVLGRAEAFAGKNTMLPSAADGLGMGIGFTMSLAALGGVRELIGAGTLTVWGGSPIFTIGHGYVPFHFMVEAPGAFIGLGLMLCLMNLIGQK; encoded by the coding sequence ATGGCACAATCCCTGGTAAAAGAATTTACAAAAGGTCTATGGGCGGAAATTCCCCCGTTCCGGCTGGTTCTTGGGCTTTGCCCCACCCTTGCCGTAACCAAGACCGTAGAAAATGGTATTGGCATGGGCGTGGCGACCACCTTTGTTCTGGTGTTCTCCAACATTCTAATATCCATGCTTAGAAATATAATTCCCTCAAAGGTTAGAATTGCCTGCTACATAGTAATCATCGCCACATTTGTTACTATTGTGGAATTTATGATGCAGGCATATACCTACGAGCTGTTCCTGAAACTGGGTATTTTCATCCCCTTGATTGTTGTAAACTGTATTGTACTTGGCCGGGCAGAAGCCTTTGCCGGTAAAAATACAATGCTTCCCTCTGCGGCTGACGGTTTAGGCATGGGTATTGGCTTTACCATGTCTCTAGCAGCGCTTGGGGGCGTACGTGAACTTATTGGGGCCGGAACGCTGACGGTATGGGGAGGTTCGCCCATCTTTACGATAGGACATGGCTATGTCCCCTTTCATTTCATGGTTGAAGCTCCGGGCGCATTTATTGGTCTGGGCCTGATGCTCTGCCTGATGAACCTCATCGGGCAAAAATAA
- a CDS encoding RnfABCDGE type electron transport complex subunit A: MGDLFVLAISCIFINNILLAQFLGNCPFLGTSKKMETALGMGMAVVFVLVMAGMITWIVDAYLLKALNVEFLRTVSFILVIAALVQFVEMFLKKSIPGLYAGLGIFLPLITTNCAVMGVCLINIKEEYTFIEALVSSFAYAVGFGLALVLFAGVRERVILARVPKALQDTSIGLVTAGLIALIFTVFRGMV; encoded by the coding sequence ATGGGTGATTTATTTGTTCTGGCAATTAGTTGCATTTTCATCAACAATATTCTCCTTGCCCAATTCCTAGGCAACTGCCCTTTTCTTGGCACCTCCAAGAAAATGGAAACTGCCTTGGGTATGGGTATGGCTGTTGTCTTTGTTCTGGTTATGGCAGGCATGATAACCTGGATCGTTGACGCGTACCTGCTTAAAGCACTGAATGTTGAATTTCTGCGCACAGTATCCTTCATTTTGGTTATTGCCGCTCTGGTTCAGTTTGTGGAAATGTTTTTAAAAAAGAGCATTCCGGGACTGTACGCCGGCCTGGGTATCTTTCTTCCGCTTATCACAACCAACTGCGCGGTTATGGGTGTGTGTTTGATCAACATCAAGGAAGAATACACCTTTATTGAGGCACTGGTTTCTTCATTTGCTTATGCCGTAGGTTTTGGTCTGGCTTTGGTTTTGTTTGCAGGCGTCAGGGAACGGGTCATTCTTGCAAGAGTGCCCAAAGCTTTGCAGGATACCTCCATCGGTCTTGTGACCGCTGGCCTGATCGCATTGATCTTTACCGTTTTCCGAGGCATGGTTTAG
- a CDS encoding FAD-dependent oxidoreductase translates to MIPAILLMLGIGATCGIVLSLASKVFYVYEDPRIAQVENNLAGANCGGCGYAGCSAAAEAIVSGKEPPSLCIVNSKEGVEAVSIIMGVDAGAAEAPLSYNMCEGGNRAADKYHYMGVSSCKAMAVIYGGHRVCTVGCIGLGDCVKACQFGALHMGSNGHPVVDDDKCVGCGACQKACPKDIIEVKTLTEKLMKFNQQHDPLAPCAQTCPAEINIPKYIRELKEGKYAEAVQTIRMRNPLPLACGRVCPHPCESECRRGIEDEAVSINQLKRFVADYEMNSGNKIPIPCAPENGMKVAVIGGGPGGLSAAYFLRRIGYKVSIFEAMPKLGGMIRYGIPEYRLPKKILDWEIQTILDLGINAFTHLRFGTDFGLGSLMAGGYNAVCLTIGAWKDYSLGIEGEDLPGCFTGIDFLQRMSSGEKLELGKTAAIVGGGNTAVDCARTLLRCGLEKVYMVYRRTRKEMPANEVEIVASEEEGIEFVFLAAPTRVIAGEDGKCKQLEYLKMQLGEPDKSGRRRPEPIEGSETALDVEMVISAIGQAPDASFKEQDPHRRMTELELTRWNTIDNDPTTLQSTVPYIFTAGDSATGPGLVVEAIGSGRRAARSIDLFLKGEPVEPPKDSLQQKRIHESIFTSVDGITPIPRAKMPELPVSERLDSFIEVDQVLDEEEALREANRCLNCCRICYNPDTPFPIAK, encoded by the coding sequence ATGATTCCAGCTATACTGCTAATGCTGGGCATTGGCGCAACATGCGGCATCGTGCTCAGTCTTGCTTCCAAAGTCTTTTATGTGTATGAAGATCCTAGGATCGCACAGGTAGAGAACAATCTTGCAGGCGCCAACTGCGGCGGCTGTGGATATGCCGGCTGTTCTGCAGCAGCAGAAGCCATTGTGTCCGGCAAGGAACCCCCAAGCCTTTGCATAGTTAATTCCAAGGAAGGTGTGGAAGCGGTTTCCATAATTATGGGTGTTGACGCGGGGGCAGCCGAAGCCCCTCTGTCTTACAATATGTGTGAGGGTGGAAACCGGGCCGCTGATAAATACCACTACATGGGTGTGTCATCCTGCAAGGCCATGGCTGTTATTTATGGCGGACACAGGGTTTGTACGGTAGGCTGCATTGGCCTTGGGGACTGTGTTAAAGCGTGCCAGTTTGGTGCGCTTCATATGGGGTCGAATGGCCATCCTGTAGTAGATGACGATAAATGCGTCGGCTGCGGCGCTTGCCAGAAAGCCTGCCCTAAAGATATTATCGAGGTCAAGACCCTGACCGAAAAACTGATGAAATTCAACCAGCAGCATGATCCTCTGGCACCGTGTGCCCAGACCTGCCCTGCTGAAATTAATATCCCCAAGTATATTCGTGAGCTCAAAGAAGGGAAATATGCCGAAGCGGTTCAGACCATACGCATGCGCAATCCTCTGCCGCTAGCCTGTGGTCGTGTATGTCCCCATCCCTGTGAAAGCGAGTGCAGAAGGGGTATAGAAGATGAGGCGGTGTCCATCAACCAACTCAAACGTTTTGTTGCCGACTATGAAATGAATTCCGGCAATAAAATTCCCATCCCATGTGCCCCAGAAAACGGTATGAAAGTTGCAGTTATCGGCGGTGGTCCCGGCGGCCTTTCCGCAGCATATTTCCTTCGCCGTATAGGTTATAAAGTCTCTATATTTGAAGCTATGCCTAAATTAGGCGGCATGATACGCTATGGTATCCCGGAATACCGGCTACCCAAAAAAATCCTGGACTGGGAAATTCAGACTATTCTTGACCTTGGTATCAATGCATTCACCCATCTTAGGTTTGGAACGGATTTCGGTTTAGGCTCCCTTATGGCCGGCGGCTACAATGCCGTGTGTCTCACTATTGGTGCCTGGAAGGATTACTCTCTGGGGATTGAAGGCGAAGATCTTCCCGGATGCTTTACCGGCATTGATTTTCTTCAGCGCATGTCTTCTGGTGAAAAACTTGAACTAGGCAAAACAGCTGCTATAGTTGGTGGTGGCAATACTGCTGTCGACTGCGCAAGAACACTTCTTCGGTGCGGACTGGAAAAAGTGTACATGGTCTATCGTCGAACCAGAAAAGAGATGCCGGCCAATGAAGTGGAAATCGTGGCGTCTGAAGAAGAAGGTATTGAATTTGTATTCCTGGCAGCCCCCACACGGGTTATTGCTGGTGAAGACGGCAAATGTAAACAGCTTGAATACCTGAAAATGCAACTGGGAGAACCTGACAAGTCAGGACGCCGTCGCCCTGAACCCATTGAAGGATCTGAGACAGCCCTTGATGTAGAAATGGTGATCTCGGCCATTGGACAGGCACCGGATGCATCTTTTAAAGAGCAAGATCCCCATCGCAGAATGACCGAACTTGAACTAACCCGGTGGAACACCATTGATAATGATCCCACAACGCTGCAGTCGACTGTGCCTTACATTTTTACTGCAGGCGACTCTGCTACAGGCCCCGGCCTTGTGGTTGAAGCCATCGGATCCGGACGTCGTGCAGCAAGATCCATAGACCTGTTCCTTAAAGGTGAGCCCGTAGAGCCGCCCAAGGATTCTTTACAGCAGAAACGCATCCATGAATCCATATTTACTTCTGTGGATGGTATAACGCCCATACCCAGGGCAAAAATGCCTGAACTGCCTGTAAGTGAACGCCTTGACTCTTTTATTGAAGTGGATCAGGTGCTTGACGAGGAAGAGGCTCTCAGAGAAGCAAACAGGTGTCTGAACTGCTGCCGTATCTGTTACAACCCTGATACACCATTCCCCATTGCCAAATAA
- the mltG gene encoding endolytic transglycosylase MltG: protein MPQDKPQKKNSVTLQKKKCVLISAIFCLCIAAGIGAAMLWMSFFIHAPAATRTQPVTFTVSSGQHFTTIAKNLKDQGLISNLSAFKFYVRIKKAATQIKAGEYELNKGMNPKTILNFLISGKNKLYRFTIPEGLNIKEIAMLVQQAGLCSAKDFISLCNDPEFINELKIPGMTLEGYLFPETYFFSKETDCRTLITKMVSTFKKTFNDTWKAQAKKNGLSIHEIVILASIIEKETGNGKERPMISSVFHNRLKRHMRLESDPTVIYGVSDYDGRIRYKHLRRVTPYNTYKIDGLPAGPIANPGAKSLEAALFPAKTNYLFFVSKNDTTHKFSTNLKDHNKAVRKYQLN from the coding sequence ATGCCGCAGGATAAGCCCCAGAAAAAAAATTCAGTGACACTTCAAAAAAAAAAATGTGTCCTGATTTCAGCAATATTCTGTCTGTGCATTGCTGCGGGAATCGGTGCTGCTATGCTTTGGATGTCTTTTTTTATTCACGCACCGGCTGCCACACGCACGCAACCTGTTACCTTCACAGTATCTTCCGGCCAGCATTTTACCACCATAGCCAAAAACCTAAAGGATCAGGGTTTAATATCAAATCTCAGTGCATTTAAATTTTATGTTCGGATAAAAAAAGCTGCAACCCAGATTAAGGCCGGAGAGTATGAACTGAACAAGGGCATGAACCCAAAAACCATCTTAAATTTTCTAATTTCAGGTAAAAACAAACTATACCGATTTACCATCCCCGAAGGCCTGAACATAAAAGAAATTGCAATGCTCGTTCAGCAAGCCGGTTTATGTTCTGCCAAAGACTTTATATCTTTATGCAATGACCCTGAATTTATCAATGAATTGAAAATACCTGGTATGACCTTAGAGGGTTATCTGTTTCCAGAAACCTATTTTTTTTCAAAAGAGACGGACTGTAGGACCTTAATCACTAAAATGGTATCCACCTTTAAGAAAACATTTAATGACACGTGGAAAGCCCAGGCAAAAAAAAATGGGTTAAGTATCCATGAAATTGTCATCCTTGCTTCAATAATAGAAAAGGAGACCGGCAATGGGAAAGAAAGGCCTATGATCTCATCCGTATTCCATAACCGCCTGAAACGTCATATGCGACTTGAAAGTGACCCCACAGTGATTTATGGGGTATCTGACTATGATGGAAGGATTCGATATAAGCATCTAAGGCGTGTCACTCCTTATAACACTTATAAAATTGATGGTCTTCCAGCCGGTCCCATTGCAAACCCAGGCGCCAAGTCCTTAGAGGCCGCCTTGTTTCCTGCTAAGACAAACTACCTTTTTTTTGTATCCAAAAACGACACCACCCATAAATTCTCAACCAATCTGAAAGATCATAATAAAGCCGTAAGAAAATACCAGCTAAACTGA
- a CDS encoding Smr/MutS family protein encodes MAKKNTRKNKQKIKRKNNPPKLASDTDFLDAFLMDGEKSLKENQLKIKRSVQSKKNLNKHGLPFLDDYEIWMNKNIDSEALFDNETLEQDAVTTESEEDFSTLLEASLKGNRSFRKIPKPMPLKRRLERYPPPEADLDLHGFTAIGAQVKARSFISKAHEQCFFTLRIIVGKGLHSEDRPVLPHVVEDLIKEMKKENIVLSYKWEGVKKSKLGAVLVYLNRFDD; translated from the coding sequence ATGGCAAAGAAAAATACCAGGAAAAATAAACAAAAAATTAAGCGGAAAAATAATCCACCCAAGTTGGCATCGGACACAGATTTTCTAGATGCCTTTTTAATGGATGGCGAAAAGAGTTTAAAAGAAAACCAGCTGAAGATAAAAAGATCTGTTCAATCCAAGAAAAATTTAAATAAACATGGTCTTCCTTTTTTAGATGATTATGAAATCTGGATGAATAAAAATATCGATTCCGAGGCCTTGTTTGATAATGAGACGTTAGAACAGGACGCCGTTACAACTGAATCCGAAGAGGATTTTTCAACCCTGCTTGAGGCTTCTTTGAAAGGTAATCGTTCCTTTAGAAAAATACCTAAGCCCATGCCCCTGAAAAGACGGCTCGAACGATACCCGCCCCCCGAAGCAGATCTTGACCTCCATGGGTTCACAGCCATCGGTGCCCAGGTCAAGGCCCGGTCTTTTATTTCAAAGGCCCATGAGCAGTGTTTTTTTACCCTGCGCATTATTGTGGGCAAAGGTCTTCACTCAGAAGACAGGCCTGTACTTCCCCATGTTGTAGAGGATCTAATAAAGGAGATGAAAAAAGAAAATATTGTCCTCTCTTATAAATGGGAGGGTGTAAAGAAATCAAAATTAGGTGCTGTGCTTGTTTATCTTAATCGATTTGACGATTAA
- a CDS encoding RNB domain-containing ribonuclease, which translates to MNIGKIVEYIDQQKIISAVILSEAKGRLRLLNENSREVSFSEKRLAHVSETGLDTTLSKTTLVSHLKQVTKTRKKLSESIDIKELWEILHDDPQEIDISAMTLFCFDPPLTPDHEAAVIRAFFNDRLYFKFNKVIFLPFTETQVEAKKRQLREEERRNTLIIKGAAWLIRLRDQDDAGEKPDPILLKILKDFYVFGNDADQSIVAKKIIQKAGFNSPDPLFELFVKAGIWDTDENLDLLSLQIPTSFSPKVIQTADQLCKTAPLIFDDPKRKDLTDLPLITIDGQSTQDYDDAISLETTENGYRLGIHIIDVGAFIRRGDTIDMAARARASSIYMPDDKLPMIPPSLSEDLCSLKEGQLRPGVSTLVQMNRFFEVQDYKIVPSVIKVHQQMSYTEANIVNGKNDPITTLYKMATVLREKRLKAGAIQITLPEVNVWLDENKNIHYTKVDRENPSRMLVSEMMILANTLMAEFLKNNDMPGVFRSQAQPKQRIFKGIETELMPNFLQRKQLSRAVITTHAEPHAGLGVPAYVTATSPIRRYHDLLTQRQIKALLGIGTPYSSQDLDNILTAISIAVSNTGRIQAARKRYWLIKYLQDLKGKNFEGLVLDSYRDHYNVLLKEFMLESRLPTSGLKLKPGHQIQVTIQHADARRGQLTLFAV; encoded by the coding sequence ATGAATATTGGCAAAATTGTTGAATATATAGACCAGCAAAAAATTATATCTGCGGTTATTTTAAGTGAAGCAAAAGGAAGGCTTCGGCTGCTTAATGAAAACAGCCGGGAAGTCAGCTTTTCTGAAAAACGGCTGGCACATGTTTCCGAGACCGGGCTTGATACTACACTTTCCAAAACAACCTTGGTCTCCCACCTTAAGCAGGTAACAAAAACCCGCAAAAAACTGTCAGAGTCTATAGATATCAAAGAATTATGGGAAATACTTCATGATGATCCCCAGGAAATTGACATTTCCGCCATGACTTTATTTTGCTTTGATCCGCCTTTAACCCCGGACCATGAAGCCGCCGTTATCCGGGCCTTTTTTAATGACCGCCTATATTTTAAATTTAACAAAGTAATTTTTTTACCTTTCACAGAAACCCAGGTGGAAGCAAAAAAACGGCAACTCAGGGAGGAAGAGCGAAGGAATACGCTAATCATAAAAGGCGCAGCCTGGCTGATCCGGCTCCGAGATCAGGATGATGCCGGCGAAAAACCGGACCCTATTCTTCTGAAAATTTTAAAAGACTTTTATGTTTTCGGCAATGATGCTGACCAATCTATTGTTGCAAAAAAAATAATTCAAAAGGCAGGTTTTAACTCCCCTGATCCTTTATTTGAACTTTTTGTTAAAGCAGGTATCTGGGATACAGATGAAAATCTGGATCTGTTATCCCTTCAGATTCCCACTTCATTTTCACCCAAAGTGATTCAAACTGCAGATCAGCTGTGCAAAACTGCCCCCCTGATATTTGATGATCCCAAGCGCAAGGATCTGACCGATCTGCCTTTGATTACCATTGATGGACAGTCCACCCAGGACTATGACGACGCCATCAGCCTTGAAACAACCGAAAATGGATATCGGCTTGGCATTCATATTATTGATGTCGGTGCCTTCATTCGCAGAGGGGACACAATTGATATGGCCGCCCGGGCACGCGCTTCTTCCATTTACATGCCCGACGACAAACTGCCCATGATTCCACCGAGCCTTTCCGAAGATCTATGCAGTCTCAAGGAAGGCCAGCTGAGGCCAGGTGTTTCGACCCTGGTACAAATGAATCGTTTTTTTGAAGTCCAGGACTATAAAATTGTGCCGTCAGTGATCAAGGTCCACCAGCAGATGAGTTATACCGAGGCCAACATTGTAAACGGTAAGAATGACCCCATCACCACGCTTTACAAAATGGCAACCGTACTGCGGGAAAAACGACTCAAAGCTGGTGCCATCCAGATCACCCTGCCCGAAGTCAATGTATGGCTGGATGAAAACAAAAACATCCATTATACAAAAGTGGACCGGGAAAATCCGTCACGGATGCTAGTCTCGGAGATGATGATTCTAGCCAACACTCTGATGGCTGAATTTTTAAAAAATAACGATATGCCAGGGGTATTCCGGTCCCAGGCTCAACCTAAGCAGCGTATTTTCAAGGGCATTGAAACGGAACTTATGCCCAATTTCCTTCAGCGCAAACAATTAAGCCGGGCTGTGATCACCACTCATGCTGAACCCCATGCAGGCCTCGGTGTTCCTGCCTATGTCACGGCTACCTCCCCGATCAGGCGTTACCATGACCTGCTCACCCAGCGCCAAATCAAAGCGTTATTGGGTATCGGCACCCCCTACTCATCCCAAGACCTTGATAATATTCTCACAGCCATTTCCATAGCCGTCTCCAATACGGGCCGCATCCAGGCAGCACGCAAACGCTACTGGCTGATTAAATATCTGCAGGATTTAAAAGGAAAAAATTTCGAAGGGCTGGTACTCGATTCATACAGGGACCACTACAATGTCCTGCTCAAGGAATTTATGCTGGAATCCAGACTGCCGACATCCGGACTTAAACTAAAACCAGGTCACCAGATCCAGGTCACTATCCAGCATGCGGATGCACGGCGTGGCCAGTTGACTTTATTTGCCGTTTGA